The Poecilia reticulata strain Guanapo linkage group LG13, Guppy_female_1.0+MT, whole genome shotgun sequence genome has a segment encoding these proteins:
- the stard13b gene encoding stAR-related lipid transfer protein 13 isoform X5 translates to MKLDVNLPKKKSEDSDEEDLFAISDKWTFEWSSRRWSRLQDIDCLLRTHGEGQTSKDGLPLHSTTSRESVLTDLSEPEVSSLHSESSGGSGRRGLSTEDSDCSNRTCSDSAAMPDSTSLTMPHIPKEFSHYVPDKQGKFSCTRAKDFLKRMETLRSKGTSVRDRKTLVISSPVMQQEAQALKTLRCVEIVNGDAGAPELPSGRILSPQSGSEGSSHSSGSTVSTPSLKERKPHRADHKRSGMYLEDLDIFSGNQMNKVAEHNRRNEFCSYEDLVVHIPKDHKPGTFPKALSIESLSPTNGAINWHTGSMHLDSTLISCRKESRPVTQCCSRGSRISVYDNVPGSHLYASTGDLIDLEKEDLFPHLDDILLHVNGLQQIVDHWSKNVLPGGEGVMQVDSEKEDTVRLQSSSQITLDFEENSVTESQTTPGDGDRDKVSLAETESTRFRERRDSGVGASLTRPNRLRWPSFQISNRLSHSMTSLQITNQSAGQLSLLQKFSLLRLTAIMEKYSMSNKHGWTWSVPKFMKRMKVPDYKDKNVFGVPLIVNVQRSGQPLPLGLQQALRYLRSQCLDQVGLFRKSGVKSRIHALRQMNESSPDNVNYEDQSAYDVADMVKQFFRDLPEPLLTSKLGETFLHIYQYVPKDQRLQAVQAAIMLMPDENREVLQTLLCFLSDVTSSVEENQMTPMNIAVCLAPSLFHLNIMRKDNLSPKAMQKKYATGRPDQKDLNENLAATQGLAHMIMECNRLFEIPHEMVTQSRNSYVEADLHAPTIDELCRQLEEDDGTYQTHLEGRLQTFLKEAREKSKYWVSCNSSDNTELYYKKVGDGNPLRRWRVSVEVEAPPSVVLNRVLRERHLWDMDLLQWKVCETLDKQTEVFQYVLSRMPPHPSRDFVALRSWRTDLPKGACSLVSISIEHEDSSATEGVRAMILESNYLLEPCGSGKSRLTHICRVDLKGRTPDWYNKAFGHLCAAEAARIRNSFQPLIADGPETKI, encoded by the exons ATGAAGCTTGATGTGAATCTTCCAAAGAAGAAG AGTGAAGACTCAGATGAAGAAGATCTCTTCGCCATCAGTGACAAATGGACCTTTGAGTGGAGCAGCAGACGTTGGTCCAGATTACAGGACATCGACTGTCTGCTTAGAACGCACGGAGAAGGCCAAACATCTAAAGACGGCTTGCCTCTCCACAGTACGACCAGCAGGGAGAGTGTTCTGACGGATCTCAGTGAGCCCGAGGTCTCATCGTTGCACAGTGAAAGCAGCGGGGGCAGTGGTCGAAGGGGCCTTAGCACGGAAGACTCTGACTGCTCCAATCGCACCTGCTCAGATTCTGCAGCGATGCCAGACTCGACATCTCTCACAATGCCTCACATCCCCAAAGAATTTTCCCACTATGTGCCTGACAAGCAAGGCAAGTTTAGCTGCACCCGTGCCAAAGACTTCCTGAAGCGCATGGAAACTCTGAGATCTAAAGGAACATCAGTGAGGGATCGGAAAACTTTGGTCATTAGCTCTCCTGTCATGCAGCAGGAGGCTCAGGCACTGAAGACGCTGCGTTGTGTCGAGATCGTAAATGGTGATGCTGGAGCTCCAGAACTCCCATCAGGCAGAATACTGTCACCACAGTCTGGCAGTGAGGGTAGCAGTCATTCCAGTGGCAGCACTGTCAGCACACCAAGTCTGAAAGAACGAAAGCCTCACCGTGCTGACCACAAGCGCAGTGGGATGTATCTGGAGGACTTAGATATTTTCTCAGGCAACCAAATGAACAAAGTCGCAGAACACAACCGCAGAAATGAATTCTGCTCCTATGAAGATCTAGTGGTCCACATTCCCAAAGACCATAAGCCAGGAACTTTTCCCAAAGCGCTATCTATAGAAAGCCTGTCCCCAACCAATGGAGCCATCAACTGGCATACAGGAAGCATGCACCTGGACTCCACACTAATTTCATGCAGAAAGGAATCCAGACCTGTTACACAATGCTGCTCCAGAGGAAGCCGAATCAGTGTCTATGATAATGTTCCCGGGTCACACTTGTACGCCAGTACTGGAGACTTAATAGACTTGGAGAAAGAAGACCTTTTCCCTCACCTGGATGACATACTGCTACATGTAAATGGTCTGCAGCAGATAGTGGACCACTGGTCAAAAAATGTCCTGCCTGGGGGAGAGGGGGTGATGCAGGTGGATAGTGAAAAAGAAGATACGGTACGGCTGCAGTCCTCTAGTCAGATCACTTTAGATTTTGAGGAAAACTCTGTCACTGAAAGCCAGACTACTCCTGGTGATGGAGACAGAGACAAAGTATCCTTAGCAGAGACTGAATCTACCAGATTCAGGGAAAGGAGAGACTCTGGAGTTGGTGCTTCACTCACCAGACCTAACAG GTTACGATGGCCCAGCTTCCAGATATCCAATCGTCTCAGTCACTCAATGACATCCCTGCAAATTACAAACCAGTCAGCAGGCCAGCTGAGTTTGTTACAGAAGTTTTCTCTCTTGCGTCTTACAGcaataatggaaaaatattccaTGTCTAACAAGCACGGGTGGACTTG GTCTGTACCAAAATTTATGAAGAGAATGAAAGTACCAGACTATAAGGACAAGAATGTGTTTGGAGTGCCACTCATAGTGAATGTGCAGCGTTCCGGTCAGCCCCTGCCGCTTGGCCTCCAGCAGGCTTTGAGATACCTGAGAAGTCAGTGTCTTGACCAG GTGGGTCTGTTTCGAAAGTCTGGGGTGAAGTCCCGAATTCATGCCCTAAGGCAGATGAATGAAAGCTCTCCAGATAATGTGAACTATGAAGATCAGTCCGCCTATGATGTGGCTGACATGGTGAAGCAGTTTTTCAGGGATCTACCTGAACCTCTGCTCACCAGCAAGCTAGGGGAGACATTCCTCCATATTTACCAGT ATGTGCCAAAGGACCAAAGGTTACAAGCTGTCCAAGCAGCCATAATGTTGATGCCGGATGAAAACCGAGAGGTGCTGCAGACGCTCCTCTGTTTTCTGAGCGATGTCACTTCTTCCGTGGAGGAAAATCAGATGACACCCATGAACATTGCAGTGTGCCTGGCCCCTTCTCTGTTTCACCTCAATATAATGAGGAAGGACAATCTATCACCAAA GGCCATGCAGAAAAAGTATGCCACAGGCAGGCCGGACCAGAAGGACCTGAATGAAAACTTAGCTGCAACACAGGGCCTTGCTCATATGATCATGGAGTGCAATCGTCTCTTTGAG ATCCCTCATGAGATGGTTACTCAGTCGCGCAATTCTTACGTGGAGGCCGACTTGCATGCACCGACAATCGATGAGCTGTGCAGACAACTGGAAGAGGATGATGGAACATATCAAACACATTTGGAAGGGAGACTACAAACGTTCCTTAAAGAGGCCAGAGAGAAGTCCAAATATTGGGTGTCATGCAACAGTTCAGATAACACAGAGCTGTACTACAAAAAG GTGGGGGATGGAAATCCTCTAAGACGCTGGCGAGTGTCTGTAGAAGTGGAAGCGCCGCCGTCCGTTGTGTTAAACCGCGTACTGCGGGAGCGCCACCTGTGGGACATGGACCTGCTCCAGTGGAAAGTGTGTGAGACGCTGGATAAACAAACAGAGGTGTTTCAGTACGTCCTCAGCCGCATGCCTCCTCATCCCAGTAGGGACTTTGTAGCTCTCAG gtcTTGGAGGACAGACTTGCCCAAGGGTGCTTGCTCATTGGTTTCTATATCCATAGAGCATGAGGACTCCTCTGCTACAGAAGGAGTTCGAGCTATGATCCTGGAGTCAAACTACCTACTGGAACCGTGTGGCTCCGGAAAGTCAAGACTAACTCACATCTGCAGAGTTGACTTAAA GGGAAGGACTCCAGATTGGTACAACAAAGCATTTGGTCATCTTTGCGCTGCAGAAGCTGCCCGGATCCGCAACTCCTTTCAGCCGCTGATCGCAGATGGACCAGAAACCAAAATATGA